In one window of Meleagris gallopavo isolate NT-WF06-2002-E0010 breed Aviagen turkey brand Nicholas breeding stock chromosome 4, Turkey_5.1, whole genome shotgun sequence DNA:
- the GC gene encoding vitamin D-binding protein has translation MKAVVTFLLLLFIATHAEHRGRPYVRDKVCQEFKTMGKDDFRTMTLIMNSRKFSNATFKEISHLVHEIVSLAETCCADGVDPSCYDAGSSALSAKSCSPDSPFPDHPGTAACCLHQGLEQKLCLAALEHPPRQLPHYVELSNEELCQAFKKDPKDFADRFLHEYVSSYSQAPLPVLLGSTRNFLSMVSTCCISPSPTVCFLKEKLQRKTLSLLTLMSNRACSRLTGYGKDKMKFSYLTMLAQKIPSASFEDLSPLAEDAAEVFSQCCDSVAEDCIQQKLSEHTTKICTTLSAKDKRFADCCAGKNIMQNYFCISALQPAVAPKLPELQKPTDKQLCDDNGALHTGRYMFELARRHTNVPDVFLGKLYDASENVIRECCSAKDASTCLDSKRQQMGAELPAFLEKANQLCGQYNELNFLDFKKRLRDSIRQTMPDASPELLTQLTDQRADFASTCCPANSPPLYCVAQVTAELASTCKQGSCMLV, from the exons ATGAAGGCGGTTGTtaccttcctgctcctgcttttCATAGCAACTCACGCTGAACACCGAG GTAGACCATATGTTCGGGACAAAGTCTGCCAAGAGTTCAAGACCATGGGGAAGGATGACTTCCGAACCAT GACCCTCATAATGAACAGCAGGAAATTCTCCAATGCCACCTTCAAGGAGATCAGCCACCTCGTGCATGAGATTGTCTCACTGGCGGAGACCTGCTGTGCTGATGGTGTTGACCCTTCCTGCTACGATGCTGGG TCTTCAGCCCTGTCAGCCAAGTCCTGCAGCCCTGACTCGCCTTTCCCTGACCATCCGGGTACAGCCGCCTGCTGTCTCCACCAAGGTCTGGAGCAGAAGCTGTGCCTGGCTGCCCTAGAGCACCCACCGCGCCAGCTGCCCCACTATGTTGAGCTTTCCAATGAGGAACTCTGTCAGGCGTTCAAGAAGGATCCGAAGGACTTTGCTGACAG GTTCCTGCATGAGTATGTCAGTAGCTACAGCCAGGCGCCTTTGCCTGTGCTCTTGGGCTCCACCAGGAACTTCCTCTCCATGGTCTCCACTTGCTGCATATCACCATCGCCCACTGTCTGCTTCTTGAAGGAG aaactgcaaagaaaaactcTTTCCCTACTCACTTTGATGTCGAACAGAGCTTGCTCCCGCTTAACAGGATATGGGAAGGACAAAATGAAGTTCAG CTACCTGACCATGCTTGCCCAAAAGATACCAAGTGCTTCATTTGAGGACCTTTCTCCTCTGGCAGAGGATGCAGCTGAGGTGTTCTCCCAGTGCTGTGACTCAGTGGCCGAAGACTGCATTCAGCAGAAG TTGTCGGAGCACACCACAAAGATCTGCACCACACTATCAGCCAAAGACAAAAGGTTTGCTGACTGCTGTGCAGGAAAAAACATCATGCAAAACTACTTCTGCATCTCTGCCTTGCAACCAGCTGTGGCCCCCAAACTGCCTGAGCTGCAGAAGCCAACCGACAAGCAATTGTGTGATGATAATGGGGCCCTCCACACTGGAAG GTACATGTTTGAACTGGCACGGAGGCACACCAATGTCCCTGATGTCTTCCTTGGCAAGCTGTACGATGCCTCTGAAAATGTCATCAGGGAGTGCTGCTCTGCCAAGGATGCTTCAACCTGCCTTGACAGCAAG CGACAGCaaatgggagcagagctgcctgccttCTTGGAAAAGGCCAACCAGCTCTGTGGACAGTACAATGAGCTGAATTTCCTTGACTTCAAGAAGAG GCTGAGAGACAGCATTAGGCAGACCATGCCAGATGCTAGCCCCGAGCTGCTGACACAGCTGACAGACCAGAGAGCTGATTTTGCCTCTACGTGCTGCCCAGCGAACTCACCACCACTTTACTGTGTTGCGCAG GTGACCGCAGAGCTGGCAAGTACTTGCAAGCAGGGTTCCTGCATGCTGGTCTAG